A DNA window from Argiope bruennichi chromosome X2, qqArgBrue1.1, whole genome shotgun sequence contains the following coding sequences:
- the LOC129961054 gene encoding uncharacterized protein LOC129961054, with amino-acid sequence MEEIEFDEELVYRTVPLLSGRDIVMFSFIVKKSISYLDLQLPPTNHVLDDDDIYNPLLSTLQFVNTEEKCRTLLAPSRSLLYTLNLDLPRGRELPLNEGRRLKRRSNTVFEDDSSLRHIGEIYVYKELYYMLISEFIFYGASNLDLGPKLFEWLFKFKIVKESDFHRLHTRVVGSFLKHIFTHNFDFRSCRNFFRKFKFKYCLSRYENLRYLEYFLYNAVLSRRNFEADRPSLQARTRGQDIIDFCFNNTFLNIVAILKCIDSPRLFSSHKAYISQLKRVIHLPDEVLRRAGTGMSEERRCLMLQVLIIAVKISKGSCIMTLCAILNILWNTVPAPFLSAQEMNFFFRELFEPEEIRVIQWFYHKIVGEYHERIEPRSLKHLSRVAVRKQLYTARRWIPVAVLRLNIPRELKTYLNLHLGFIKYKFKPQNFINTRPVRNFHYVVQ; translated from the exons ATGGAGGAGATTGAGTTTGATGAAGAGTTAGTATACAGAACTGTGCCATTACTCAGTGGTAGAGATATTGTAATGTTCAGCTTTATTGTCAAAAAATCAATTTCGTATTTAGACTTGCAGTTACCCCCTACAAATCATGTTCTTGATGATGATGATATTTATAATCCCTTGTTGAGCACTTTACAATTTgtaaatacagaagaaaaatgcAGAACACTTCTTGCTCCAAGCAGAAGTCTCCTCTATACTCTGAATCTTGACTTGCCTAGAGGAAGAGAATTACCGCTAAATGAAGGAAGACGTTTAAAACGGCGAAGTAATACCGTGTTTGAGGATGACAGTAGTCTCCGTCATATAGGAGAAATATACGTGTATAAGGAACTTTATTATATGTTAATATCTGAGTTTATCTTCTATGGTGCAAGTAACCTCGATCTAGGACCTAAACTTTTCGAGTGGTTGTTTAAATTTAAGATTGTAAAAGAATCTGATTTTCATCGACTACATACTCGTGTAGTAGGTTCTTTCCTAAAGCACATCTTTACGCACAATTTTGATTTTCGATCGTGCaggaattttttcagaaaattcaagtTTAAGTATTGCTTATCCAGGTATGAAAATCTGagatatttggaatattttctttacaatgcAGTGCTCAGTCGAAGAAATTTCGAAGCAGATCGTCCTTCTCTACAGGCTCGCACTCGTGGACAGGATAttatagatttttgttttaataacacCTTTCTAAATATTGTTGCTATTTTGAAGTGTATAGATTCTCCAAGGCTGTTTTCTTCACATAAGGCATACATTTCCCAGCTTAAGAGAGTGAT tcacttGCCCGATGAAGTTTTACGGAGAGCAGGAACCGGGATGAGCGAAGAAAGAAGGTGTTTGATGCTACAAGTGCTGATAATTGCTGTGAAGATCTCCAAGGGCAGCTGTATTATGACTTTGTGTgctattttaaacatattgtgGAATACTGTGCCAGCTCCATTTTTATCAGCacaagaaatgaatttctttttcaggGAACTATTTGAACCGGAAGAAATACGTGTTATACAATGGTTTTACCATAAAATTGTTGGCGAATACCATGAACGTATTGAGCCGCGATCCCTCAAACACTTAAGTAGAGTGGCCGTACGCAAGCAATTATATACTGCAAGACGGTGGATTCCAGTGGCAGTTTTGCGATTAAATATTCCTAGAGAATTGAAAACTTACTTAAATCTGCACCTGggcttcattaaatataaattcaaacctCAAAACTTCATTAATACTCGGCCTGTACGTAATTTTCATTACGTCGTTCAATAA